In a genomic window of Streptomyces pristinaespiralis:
- a CDS encoding sialate:H+ symport family MFS transporter yields the protein MHDTAKPSLPWYREVTPTQWKSFTAAWIGYVLDGFDFVLITLVLTEISDEFGLSTVQAASLVSGAFITRWLGGAILGAVGDRYGRKLSMVLSILLYSLGTFACGFAWDYTSLFVARLAIGMGMAGEYSASATYVMESWPARVRSRASGFLISGFSIGSVLAAQVHTWVVPTLGWRWMFYIGLVPIVIALWMRRALPEAAEWSETVEERGARPAPFRPLFLTPARATANVVLAAVASVALFAVFTPLGNGMVPVLSVVAGVCLAAFAVQLGGPRGWVLYVAMIVTIFFAFLYSWPIQALLPTYLKTELGYTTDQVTDVLYFAGFGTMAGCWAAGFLGDRIGVRKAYAITLLASLAFVFPVFAVDDNLLLLGALLFVLQATSFGISGLLPRWIGGHFPTESRGAALGFTYNVGALGGAVAPVLGAHLASGMDLGRSLAVLTFAGTVIVVVLVGFDVPGRLNRLTDPDGPADHLAGGAAADTEGNAKEAAARL from the coding sequence GTGCACGACACCGCAAAGCCCTCGCTCCCCTGGTACCGCGAGGTCACCCCCACCCAGTGGAAGTCCTTCACCGCCGCCTGGATCGGCTACGTCCTCGACGGTTTCGACTTCGTGCTGATCACTCTGGTGCTGACCGAGATCAGTGACGAGTTCGGCCTGAGCACGGTGCAGGCCGCGAGCCTGGTCTCCGGCGCCTTCATCACCCGCTGGCTGGGCGGCGCGATACTCGGCGCGGTCGGTGACCGCTACGGCCGCAAGCTCTCCATGGTGCTGAGCATCCTGCTGTACTCGCTGGGCACCTTCGCCTGCGGCTTCGCCTGGGACTACACCAGCCTGTTCGTCGCCCGCCTCGCCATCGGCATGGGCATGGCCGGCGAGTACAGCGCGAGCGCCACCTACGTGATGGAGAGCTGGCCCGCCCGCGTCCGCAGCCGGGCCAGCGGTTTCCTGATCTCCGGTTTCTCGATCGGCTCCGTGCTCGCCGCCCAGGTCCACACCTGGGTGGTGCCCACGCTCGGCTGGCGCTGGATGTTCTACATCGGACTCGTGCCGATCGTCATCGCCCTGTGGATGCGCCGGGCGCTGCCCGAGGCGGCCGAGTGGAGCGAGACCGTCGAGGAGCGGGGCGCACGGCCCGCCCCGTTCCGCCCGCTGTTCCTCACGCCGGCCCGCGCCACGGCCAACGTCGTCCTGGCGGCCGTCGCGTCGGTCGCCCTGTTCGCGGTCTTCACTCCGCTCGGCAACGGCATGGTCCCCGTGCTCTCCGTGGTGGCCGGTGTGTGCCTGGCCGCCTTCGCCGTCCAGCTCGGCGGCCCGCGCGGCTGGGTGCTCTACGTGGCGATGATCGTGACGATCTTCTTCGCTTTCCTCTATTCGTGGCCCATCCAGGCCCTGCTGCCCACGTACCTCAAGACCGAGCTCGGCTACACGACGGACCAGGTCACCGACGTCCTGTACTTCGCCGGCTTCGGCACCATGGCGGGTTGCTGGGCGGCCGGCTTCCTCGGCGACCGGATCGGCGTCAGGAAGGCCTACGCGATCACCTTGCTCGCGTCGCTCGCGTTCGTCTTCCCGGTCTTCGCCGTCGACGACAACCTGCTGCTGCTCGGCGCGCTGCTGTTCGTGCTGCAGGCCACCAGTTTCGGCATCTCCGGCCTGCTGCCCCGCTGGATCGGCGGCCACTTCCCGACCGAGAGCCGGGGCGCGGCGCTCGGCTTCACCTACAACGTGGGTGCGCTCGGCGGCGCCGTCGCGCCGGTCCTCGGTGCGCATCTCGCGTCCGGCATGGATCTCGGCCGCTCCCTCGCGGTGCTCACCTTCGCCGGGACCGTCATCGTCGTCGTGCTCGTCGGGTTCGACGTGCCCGGCCGGCTGAACCGGCTGACCGACCCGGACGGCCCCGCCGACCACCTCGCCGGAGGTGCGGCGGCTGACACGGAGGGCAACGCCAAGGAGGCCGCGGCCCGTCTCTGA